In the genome of Candidatus Omnitrophota bacterium, the window AGTACCGTGCGACCGAATGGGAAAAGATCAGCGGGTATCTAAAGGAGCATAAATACATTACGAATGAGGAAGCGCGACAGGCGACCGGCGTCGTGCAACGGGATAAGATGAGTTACATGTTGAAAAAATGGGTCGCTCAGGGTTCGCTCATCAAGATCGTTCCACCCAGCGGTTTCGTGCGTGGCACGAAGTACAAGTTGCCCGATGCTCAGGAGGTGAAAAACCCCTGAGCCTGGTACGTCGAATGCTTCATTCCGAGTGAAACATAACACAATGCATATCAATAGGTTATGACGATGTTACATGGAATACCGAGGAGACCGGCTACCGAACAGCAATCTCGGTTAGCCCGCCATCAGGCGGGGCAGCCAACTTGGTGTCTCTTATAGTCAAGATAAAACGAGCGAGATGACGCCGTCACAGCAGACTCTCCGTTTCCTTGGGATCGCGGTGTTCATTGCGAGCGGCTGGGTGATGTTCGGCAGCCGCTTGGGCGCGGCGATGCCGCGGCCCGCGGGGCTACCACGCGACATCAGCTGCACCTATCGTACGCAGATGGGTCGCCTCCCCCGCGACGCGCGGCAAATCCGCGTGTGGATTCCCCTGGCAAAGACCGGCCGAGAGCAGCGCATCCTCGCGCGCGAGATCCATTCTCCCGTGGCCTACACTATTGCGCAGGACCCCGACTACGGGAACGACATCCTGCATGTGGCATTGCAGCCCCCGATTCCCGAGCAGCTGGAGATTGCGGTCGACTACCGCGCGCGGCTCTTCGGCGGGGAGACCGCCGCGGTGGATGCCTCGCCGACCCCAGAGGAGCTTCAGCGCAGCCTTCGGCCCAGCGGGCTAGTGATCGTCGATGAGGAGGTGCGCGCCAGAGCCAGACAGGCGGCCGCTGGACGGTTGACCTTGGCGGGACAGGCGCGGGGCATTTACGATGCGGTCCGCCAGGCCATGGTCTACGATAAAACCGTGCCGGGCTGGGGCCGGGGCGACACGCGCCGGGCCTGCGCGCTGGGCAGGGGCAATTGCACCGACTTCCACTCCCTCTTCATTTCCATGGCGTGCGCGCAGCAGATCCCCGCTCGATTCAAGATCGGGTTCGTCATTCCTGAAGCGCCCTCAGGGATTGTTCCCGGCTATCACTGCTGGGCGGAGTTCTATGCGCAGGGACGAGGCTGGGTGCCGGTGGATGCCTCGGAGGCCTGGAAGCACCCGGAGCTGGCGGACTACTACTTCGGGGCACATGATTCTCGCCGGTTTCTGATCAGCACAGGGCGGGACATCCGGCTCATCCCCGCGCAGGAGGGCGAGCCGGTGAACATATTCTTCGCTCCGTATGTAGAAATCGATGGGCAAGCGTCTTCGGATGTGGGCGTCGAGGTCCGGTTTTCGGACCTTCAACAGGGGAGGACGACATGAGGTGCCGGACGGTCCATGGGTTCGTGGTCATCGGGGTGAGCGGGCTCTTGGGCGTGGCGAGTTCTGTCGGTGCCGCGGAACATGGCGGCAAGGAGCATGGAGGTGCCGCGCACGAGCATGGGGGCCAGGCGGTCAGCGCCGAGCCATCGGCGGAGCAGATTCGCCAAACGATTCAGCAGCACGTGCAGGGGATCGCCACGGAGCAAGGCACGTTTTCGATCGATGATCCGGTGACCGGGACCACGCGCAATTTGGAGTTTGTGCGAGTCCACGATCGCGTCGGCAAGACCGGCGACCTCTACTATTCCTGCACCGACATGCGCGACACGCAGACCGGCGAAGTGCTGGATCTTGATTTCGATGTCGAGGCGACCGGTGAGCAACTCAAGGTTGTTGATCAACGTATCCACAAAGTCGAGGGCCAGGCGCGCTATACCTATGACGAGCAGGACAACCGCATCCCGGTGAGTTCGCCGGACAGCGGCGCCCTCCAGTGACGATGCGCGGCGGATGCCCTCGAAGCGAGCGCGGCCGGATCTCGGCCTGCTGCTGGTGTTGTTGAGCGCCGCCCTGGTGTCGTGCGGGTGTCTGCCTGCCCGCCCCGAGCGTGGCGAGGCAGGCGGGCCTGCCGCGTCTTCGTCGAGGAACCCAGCAGCGATGTCACGACCCCATCCGGAACAGCAACCCAACCGGCTCATCCGCGAGAAGAGTCCCTATCTTCTGCAGCACGCCTATAATCCGGTAGATTGGTATCCGTGGGGTGAAGAGGCGTTTGCCAAAGCGGCGCGTGAAGATAAACCAATCTTCCTATCGGTCGGCTACTCGACCTGCTATTGGTGCCATGTCATGGAGCAGGAGTCCTTCGAGAACCCTGAGGTCGCCACGGTGATGAACGACACCGTGGTCGCCATCAAGGTCGACCGGGAGGAGCGGCCGGACATCGACGCGATTTACATGACGGCCGTGCAGGCCATGACCGGCTCCGGCGGCTGGCCGATGAGCGTGTTTCTCACCCCTGAGGGCAAGCCCTTTTGGGGCGGGACGTACATTCCGCCAGAGGAGCGGTTCGGTCGTCCGGGATTCACCACGATCCTCAGCTCGATCAGCGACGCCTGGAAGATCAAGCGGGCTGAGATCCTTCAATCCAGTCAGTCGCTCACTCAGGCCATCCAAGCCAGTGCCCAGGCCGACCCCTCGGCTTCCGTGACAAGGGCGGTGATCGAGCGCGCCGCAACGCAGCTGGCTCAGCAGTACGATCCGGCGCATGGCGGCTTTGGCTCCGCCCCAAAGTTTCCACGCAGCCATAGCCTCTCGTTCTTGCTGCGGGTCTGGTCTCACCACCACGATCCCGCCACGCTCGAGATGGTGGAAACGACGCTGAAGGCGATGGCCCGAGGCGGCATCCATGACCAGCTCGGCGGCGGCTTCCACCGCTACTCCACCGATGAGCAGTGGCTCGTGCCGCATTTTGAAAAGATGCTCTACGACCAAGCGCTGCTGGCCCGCACGTACCTCGAAGCGTATCAAGTAACGGGCAAGGCCCAGTACGCTGACACGGCCCGCGACATCTTCGAATACGTCCTGCGTGACATGCGCGACCGAGCCACCATCGGGGTGGCGAAGGAAGTGCCGCGTGCCGCTGGGCACGCGGCCGATGCCACCGGGGCGTTTCACTCCGCGGAAGATGCGGGCGAGGTCGGCAAGGAGGGCGACTACTACGTCTGGACGCCGCAGGAAATCGACGCCGCGCTGAGCCCAGAAGATGCTGCGCTCGTCAAACGGTTTTACGGGGTCACTCCGGGTGGTAACTTCGAGCATGGCACGACGATTCTCTCCATCGTCGCGCCGATCGAACGTGTGCCGGCGCTGAAGGCGGCACGGGGCAAACTCCTCGCGGTCCGAAACGAGCGTCAGCGGCCGCATCGGGATGATAAGATTCTTACCGATTGGAACGGGCTCATGATCGGCGCACTGGCCTACGGGGCCCGGGTGCTGGATGAGCCGCGCTATGCCCAAGCGGCTCGCGAGACGGCTAGCTTCCTCGTGGAACGACTGCAGGAAAATGGCCGGTTGCTGCACCGCTACCGCGACGGCGAAGCCTCCATTCCCGCGTTCTTGGATGACTACGCGTTTCTCAGTTGGGGGC includes:
- a CDS encoding transglutaminase domain-containing protein, which codes for MTPSQQTLRFLGIAVFIASGWVMFGSRLGAAMPRPAGLPRDISCTYRTQMGRLPRDARQIRVWIPLAKTGREQRILAREIHSPVAYTIAQDPDYGNDILHVALQPPIPEQLEIAVDYRARLFGGETAAVDASPTPEELQRSLRPSGLVIVDEEVRARARQAAAGRLTLAGQARGIYDAVRQAMVYDKTVPGWGRGDTRRACALGRGNCTDFHSLFISMACAQQIPARFKIGFVIPEAPSGIVPGYHCWAEFYAQGRGWVPVDASEAWKHPELADYYFGAHDSRRFLISTGRDIRLIPAQEGEPVNIFFAPYVEIDGQASSDVGVEVRFSDLQQGRTT
- a CDS encoding thioredoxin domain-containing protein, with translation MSRPHPEQQPNRLIREKSPYLLQHAYNPVDWYPWGEEAFAKAAREDKPIFLSVGYSTCYWCHVMEQESFENPEVATVMNDTVVAIKVDREERPDIDAIYMTAVQAMTGSGGWPMSVFLTPEGKPFWGGTYIPPEERFGRPGFTTILSSISDAWKIKRAEILQSSQSLTQAIQASAQADPSASVTRAVIERAATQLAQQYDPAHGGFGSAPKFPRSHSLSFLLRVWSHHHDPATLEMVETTLKAMARGGIHDQLGGGFHRYSTDEQWLVPHFEKMLYDQALLARTYLEAYQVTGKAQYADTARDIFEYVLRDMRDRATIGVAKEVPRAAGHAADATGAFHSAEDAGEVGKEGDYYVWTPQEIDAALSPEDAALVKRFYGVTPGGNFEHGTTILSIVAPIERVPALKAARGKLLAVRNERQRPHRDDKILTDWNGLMIGALAYGARVLDEPRYAQAARETASFLVERLQENGRLLHRYRDGEASIPAFLDDYAFLSWGLLDLYEATFETRWLAEAKRLTQEMTRLFWDDKAGGFFFSGDQNERLIAQTKELYDGALPSGNSVAALVLVRLGQLTMDKELQRHAEWLLQAFAGQVSQAPHAFPQLLIAMDVWLGPSQEIVIAGDPASADTQQMLRAVYGRFLPRAVLAVHPVGGAAHAVEALVPFIKAQNPLQGKATAYVCENDVCNLPTTELSTLIKFLEHPRGHQGS